Genomic DNA from Rhodopseudomonas sp. BAL398:
CAAGACGTGTCTCGGCATGGCGATGAACCACTGCCTTGAGACCGGCGGCGAGCATGTCGCGCCGGCGCACTTCCGGCTGATGATGGCCTGTGCCGAGATGTGTCGCACCTCGGCACACTTCATGCTGATTTCGTCGCCGCACCACAAACACACCTGCCGGGAATGCGCGGAGATCTGTACGGAGTGCGCCAAGGACTGCGAGCGCCTCGGTGGGATGGATGAGTGCGTGGCCGCGTGTCGTGCCTGCGCCGAGTCTTGCAGCGCCATGGCCGCGTGAGGCGAACATGAAAAGCCAACGGATCGCGTCCGGGGGAAAAGGCGAAACACTCGTCGTCGTGCTTGACGACGGCGAGGAGGCATTCTCCGCCTTGCAGGGGTTCGCGCGGAAAGAGAACGTGTCCGCCGCGTCGCTGACGGCGATCGGCGCATTCTCGCGCGCGACCGTCGGCTGGTTCGATTTCGCCAGCAAGTCCTACAAAGAGATCGCCGTCGAAGAGCAGTGCGAGGTCCTGAGCGCGATCGGCGACGTCGCCGTCGGTGACGACGGCAAGGCGAGTTTGCATGTCCATATCGTGCTTGGCCTGTCGGATGGGTCGACGCGCGGTGGCCACCTACTCAAGGGCACGGTCCACCCGACACTCGAAGTCGTGCTCACAGAGACGCCGGCGAAGCTGAGGCGGCGCAAGCGCCCCGGACTTGGCATCGCGCTCATCGACGCCGATCCGGAAGAGGCTCCCCAAAGCTACGGCGTTAATCTGCCGACGTGAAGAACCCGAGTAGCGCAGCGAGCGTCTCGGCAGGCGCTTCCTCGCACTGAAAGTGCCCGCCAGGAACTTCCTGCCCGATAACAGAATCTGCCCAGCGCTGCCACGTCTCGACGGGTTTTGCTTTGGCGACGCTGTAGTCGCGGCCCCAAACCACCAGCAGCGGGGCCGTAATCCTGCGCTTGCCGCGGTCGGCTTCGTCCGCTTCACGGTCGCGCGTCCAGCCGGCACGGTAATCCTCGCAGGTGCCGTGAATGCAGGCCGGGTCGCGAAAGCAGGCGATGTAGTCCTCCATATTCGCAGGATCGAACGCAAATCCGTCGGCGGCCCAATCGGCGAGCGTATGTCGGACGAAGAAGTCCGGGTCGCCCGCCAACAACGTCTCGGGAAGCGGGGCGGGCTGGGCCAGCATGTACCAATGGTATGCAGCCATCGCGGACCCTGAGTTGGCGGCAGCCCACATTTCCGCCGTCGGCACGACGTCCAGCACCGCGATCCTGCTGACGACCTCTGGATGATCCAGCGCCAGGCGATACGCTAGCCGGCCACCGCGATCGTGGCCCGCAACCGCGAAGCGATCGTAGCCCAATTCGCGCATCGTCGCGATTTGATCGAGCGCCATCACGCGTTTGGAGTATCGCTCGTGTTGTTCGTCGCCCTTCGGCTTGTCGGAGCGGCCGTAGCCGCGAAGGTCGGGAATGACGACGGTAAAGCGCTCGGCAAGCTTAGGGGCCACAGGCCGCCACGCCACGCGTGTCATGGGATAACCGTGCAATAGGAGCAGCGGCGGACCGCTGCCGCCGACCAAGACGTCGACTTCGATTTCATGTCCTGGCAAGCGTCGGCGTTCGAAGCCCGCAATGAGGCCGTCGGTCACGTGAGTATCCTTTCGAGCAAGACCCATTGACGACAACGCCCCCGCCGCCACGCGATCTCGGCTGCCTGTGAGCCCCGCGTGATCGAGGCTGACGCAGTGCCTAGTGAACGCCGAGCGCGTTTTCGAGCTGACGTTTCGTCATCTTTGAGCGGCCCTCGATGTCCTTGTGTTGCGCCTGTGCGTAAGTTCGTCGCGCGTATGGCCATCGCTCGCGTGAGCGCGTGCATGGGCAACCTTTTCGCCGCGCGCTGTTGGCTTCCGCGCATTTCTGCCGCCCACCGACCGCGTGCTCTCGCGCTTGCCGGAAGCGCCGACGCGGGATTTGCCTTCGCGCTCCTGCTGGGCGGTCTTGCCCTCGGCTTCCTTTTCCTCGGTACGATGCAAGTTGCGTTTGTTGCGGCCCTCACTCTCGTACTTGGAATCGCCGGCCTCTTCCAAAGCGATGGCAATCGCCTGCTTGCGGCTCTTCACCGGACCGGCCTTGCCACCAGGGCCGCTTTTCAGCTCGCCGTGCTTGAACTCGTGCATCACGCGCCCGGTGATGCGCTTCTGTCGCGCGGATTCAGCCATTTTGGCCTCCTTATCTCAGGAACATTCTGGAAAAACGGAAGCACAACGAACTGGTTCCGGAACGGAGCGGCCGGGTGGCAAGTTAATGCCGAGTTGTGAGGAAAGCCGATGTCAGCAATCCGCGAGTTTCGCATCCACCGTTTTGGCGGCCCGGAGGTCCTCAAGGCCGACCAGGTCGAGCCGTCGCTCCCGGACGCCTCCCAAGTGCTGGTGAGCGTGCAGGCGGCCAGCATTAATCCGGTCGACTTCAAGATCCGGAATGGCAAATATCCGGCGGTCAAAGAAGATCGTCTGCCGTACGCATTGGGGCGCGACGTCTCGGGTATTGTCGAGAAGTGCGGCGCGCAGGCGACCACCTTCAAGATCGGCGACGAAGTTTTCGGCATGGTCGGCATCGGCGGCGGCGGATACGCCGAGAAGGTGGTGCTCGACCAGAAGGCGATTGCCCGCAAGCCAGCCTCACTGGATCACGTCCATGCCGCAGCCATTCCACTCGCCGGGCAAACAGCGTGGCAGGGACTATTCCGGCACGGCCAGTTGAAGGCCGGTCAGTCCGTTCTGATCCATGGCGGCTCGGGCGGCGTCGGTCACTTCGCTGTCCAATTCGCCAAGGCAAAAGGTGCACGCGTCCTCACGACGGTGTCGACCGACAATGTTGAATTCGCGCGGTCGCTCGGGGCGGATGTCGTCATCGACTACAAAACGCAGCGGTTCGAAGACCACGCATCCGATCTCGATATGGTCTTCGACCTCATCGATGGTGAGACGCGCGAGCGTTCCTGGCCGTTGCTCAAGCGAGGCGGCGTTCTTGTCACGACCTTGACCGATCCGTCGCAGGACAAGGCAAAAGAACATGGCATACGGGCGATGCGATACACCGTCGAGGCCGACGGAAAGGAACTGGCAGAGATCGCCGAGCTGGTCGAGGCTGGAAAGGTCAAACCGCACGTTTCTAAAACCTATCCGCTCGAGCAGGCGCCCGACGCCTTGAGTGAGGTCGAGCGAGGCCATTCGGTTGGCAAGGTCGTGCTTGTCTCGAAATGAATGTGAGCGGTGATCGCTCTCGTGCCCGTAGCCGATGGAGTACGGCTCACTATTTTGCATGAATGAGGCAAGCTATCGCCGCGACGACTACGCTCTGTGAAGCTGGTTTGGCCACGACGATGCAATTCGGCCAGCGCGCCTGAATATGAGCCGGCAGTGCCTCGCCGGTATAAAATACGAATGGAATGTTGCGTTCGGATAGTGTGACGGCGATCGCTTCACTTGTTTCTCTGCCAAGCCGAACATCGAGCATAGCTCCCGTTAGCGACGCGGTCTGAGCGATAGTTTTCGCCGCTGCCAGTGTCGTCGCTGGGCCGAGAACCTCTGCCCCGGCGTCAATGAGCATCGACCGGATGTCGAGGGCGATCAGGATTTCATCTTCGGCAACCAGGATACGGGCGCCGGCTAATTCATCCGTCAGTGGAGGACTGGACTTGAGTCCCATTGTCGTTTGGCCCTCGCACCGGCACCTCGATCCTGCAGACCACGCCCTCGGGCAAGTACTCGTGATCTACTTTCGCCTCAGGCAGTCCTTTTTCGATAAGGATGCTGCCAAATCCAAAGCGATCGGTAGCCTTCACAGGAGGGCCATCGTGTTCCTCCCATTCAAACTTCAGGACCGGGTGATCGTTCCCTCTCTCGGTCGACCACGATATGGAAACGAAGCCCTTCTCCTTGGACAGGGCCCCATATTTCGTCGCATTGGTGGCGAGCTCATGCAAGACGAGCCCAAACGGCGTCGCAAGCTCCGGGGATAGCATGACGGGCTGGCCTTCAATCCGGAACCGCGCCGGATCTCCGATCCCATGCGCTTCCAATTGGCTTCTTGCTAGAGCGCCGAGTTCAGCGCCATGCCAGTCGGAATCGACCAGAAGCTTGTGCGCGTTCGCCAATGCTGCCAAACGTCCCTCGAAGCGCTCGACGAAGTCCTCACCCCGACTGCTGGTTCGTAGCGTCTGGCGCGCCATGGATTGCACGACAGTCAGAATGTTTTTCACGCGGTGGCTCAATTCGCCCAGCAGCAGCTTTTGCCGCTCTTCCCAGCGATGGCGATCAGTCACGTCGCGGGTGCTTTCGAAGACTAATCGTCTGCCACCGATATTGACGAGCTCGATCTGCGTTTCGACGATCAGTTCTCGGCCGTCCTTGGTTTGGTGCCGGATTTGGCCACTCCAAATCCCATCCTTTTGAAGATCGAGCTGGAGCTGCTCGAACGATGATCCTGGAACGACCGGCTTTAGAAACGTTTCCTTTTTGCGGCCGAGAACTTCGTCGCGTTGATAACCGTAAAGCTCCTCGCTGCCCCGATTCCACTGAACGATGCCATCATCAAAATCCCACACGAAAATCGGCGATCGTGAGAGTTCCACGAGCCGCATCTCCTGGCGGAGGCGCTCTTCGCTTTGACGGAGGGCTTCCTCGACTCGGCGGCGCTCGGTGATATCGACAAAGGTCGCGACCACGCCGTCGATCTTGTCTTCAATCGTCCGGTACGGCCGCATGCGCACAAGATACCAGCCGCCCTTATGATCGGGAATTTCCTGCTCGATGGGAGCGAGATCCTTCAATACCTTCTTCGCCTGGCTCGCCATGTCGTCGTAGTCGAGCGCATGCGTGAAGTCGGTGATCGGCCGGCCTTCATCGTTTGGCGTCACATTGAAAAGGTCGGTCAAGCGCGGGGTGAAGCGTTTGATCCGCAATGACGTGTCGAGGAACAGCGTCCCGAAATCGGTCGCCGCCATGAGATTTTGGAGGTCGCTGTGAGCGCGGGAGATGCTTTCCAATTTCAGCTTGAGCTCGTGGTTGACCGTCTGGAGCTCTTCATTGATCGACTGGAGCTCTTCTTTACTGGTCTCCAACTCCTCAGATGTTGACCGGTATTCTTCGTTGATGGATTGGAGTTCCTCGTTAGTCGCGCGGAGCTCTTCGTTGCCCGCTTCCGACTCTTCGCGCATCGTCCTGAGACGGACTTGCGTAAGCTGAAGCTCCTCCTGGATCTGCCGGACCATCTCGCTCGCTGGCCGTTCGCTTGCGTGTACATCTTGTTCGGATGCTACATTCTGAAGCGTTTCGCCTTCGATGAAGAGAACCAAAGCAAAACGTGAGGCTTGATCATCTTCGAGCGCCGGCTTGACCTGCAGATAAACCCGGCGCTGGACGCCATCGAGGGGCATGATGATGGGAACGCTCAGTGTAGCTTCATTCCGTTCGAACGCCCGGTGCAAGGCGGACCTGAGGTCAAAGCGCAATTCCTCGCGGACAAGATCGACGATATCGGTCGTAACCGGACCCGCTGATGGTTGCAAAAAACGACCAGCGTTCTGGGAAACGTGGATGGCCCGGTGTGCATCGTCGACGAGAACACTCGGCGGCGCAATCTTCTCCAACATCTGCCGATGCACGGCTGCATCCGTCACGCTGCTGGCAGAGATGCTCGGGCGCGCCTGGGAGATTGGTCGCTCAGGAGCGAAATTGCCTGCCAGCAACGTCGGCAGAGCCGGGCGTCGCTCCGGAGAGAGTGCAACGGATTGGAAAATACGTGCTTCCCGGTCGAGCGCGCGAAATAATCCGGTCGGCTGATCGGCGTTTTCCGAGGAGCCAAGCAGCAGGAAGCCGCCCGGATTCAACGCGTAGTGCAGTGTGCTGCACACCTGTGCCTGCAAATCGCGATCGAGATAGATCAGCAGATTTCGGCAAGAGACGAGATCGAGCCGCGAAAATGGTGGATCCTTCAGAAGGCTGTGGCTGGCAAAGAGGACGACATCGCGAAGCTCGCGGCGAACGCGATAATGGTCGCCTTCCCGGGTAAAGAAACGACGCAGACGGTCATCATCGAGCTCGCTTTCGATCGAGCTGGGATAGCGGCCCTCCCGCGCGATCGCTAGCGCGCCCGCGTCGAGATCCGACCCAAAAACCTGGATTTCCGGACGAATCTCATGACGCGCAGCCTCTTCCAGCAGAAGAATGCCGAGCGTATAGGCCTCTTCACCCGTCGCGCATCCCGGCACCCAAACGCGAATGGCCGCGCCGGATCCGCTGTTTTCAAAGAGCCTCGGTATCACTTGTTTGTTGAGAGCGGCAAAAGCATCCGGATCGCGAAAAAACGTCGTGACAGAAATCAGGAAATCGCCGAACAGCGCCTGCGCCTCTTCGACGTTCTCGCGCAGATAGTTGTAATACTGGTTCAATGTGTCTTTGCGGGAGACCTGCATCCGACGGGCGACGCGACGGACAATGGTCGCCTTCTTGTATTGCGAAAAGTCATGCCCGGTTCGTGTACGGACGTATCCGAGGATGCGGCGCAGCTCATCTTCCTGGGAATCCTGGACGATCGCCGGCATGGCCTTTTCGCGTGTGTTCAAAAGCTCGACGACACGTTTGGCCAGTTGGCGGACCGGCAGAACGAAGTCAGCCATCTCGGTCGCGATGGCGTTACGCGGCATCGACGCGTATTCCGCTTCGTTTGGGTCCTGGACCAGAACGATCCCGCCAGCTTCTTTGATCGCTTTGACGCCGACCGATCCGTCCGCGCCAGCTCCCGTGAGCACGATGGCGAAAGCGTCGCCGTGCTGGTCGGCAAGTGAGCAAAAGAACAGATCGATCGGAGCCCTTTGGCCGCGCGGCTCGTCGAAAGGCCGCGCGGAAATGTGATGATCCGCGATGCGCAGCGCCTGATTGCAGATGCTGAACGATCCCACGGCGATCATTTTGATGTACTTCATTCTGCCACTCTGGTTGACGGCCGGTTTTGCCGATTGGCTATGCCATCGCGCCAGCCACATCGAGACGACCACCGGCGCAAAGGAATCCTTGATTCATCTTCTCATATTCGCGGAGGTCGGCATACCTCTGCTGGCGGCGATGTTCTTGAATATCAACCCGCTCGTTATCGCCGTGATGATCCTGA
This window encodes:
- a CDS encoding four-helix bundle copper-binding protein, which produces MALSPEMKRCIDVCLDCYKTCLGMAMNHCLETGGEHVAPAHFRLMMACAEMCRTSAHFMLISSPHHKHTCRECAEICTECAKDCERLGGMDECVAACRACAESCSAMAA
- a CDS encoding CheR family methyltransferase, with protein sequence MKYIKMIAVGSFSICNQALRIADHHISARPFDEPRGQRAPIDLFFCSLADQHGDAFAIVLTGAGADGSVGVKAIKEAGGIVLVQDPNEAEYASMPRNAIATEMADFVLPVRQLAKRVVELLNTREKAMPAIVQDSQEDELRRILGYVRTRTGHDFSQYKKATIVRRVARRMQVSRKDTLNQYYNYLRENVEEAQALFGDFLISVTTFFRDPDAFAALNKQVIPRLFENSGSGAAIRVWVPGCATGEEAYTLGILLLEEAARHEIRPEIQVFGSDLDAGALAIAREGRYPSSIESELDDDRLRRFFTREGDHYRVRRELRDVVLFASHSLLKDPPFSRLDLVSCRNLLIYLDRDLQAQVCSTLHYALNPGGFLLLGSSENADQPTGLFRALDREARIFQSVALSPERRPALPTLLAGNFAPERPISQARPSISASSVTDAAVHRQMLEKIAPPSVLVDDAHRAIHVSQNAGRFLQPSAGPVTTDIVDLVREELRFDLRSALHRAFERNEATLSVPIIMPLDGVQRRVYLQVKPALEDDQASRFALVLFIEGETLQNVASEQDVHASERPASEMVRQIQEELQLTQVRLRTMREESEAGNEELRATNEELQSINEEYRSTSEELETSKEELQSINEELQTVNHELKLKLESISRAHSDLQNLMAATDFGTLFLDTSLRIKRFTPRLTDLFNVTPNDEGRPITDFTHALDYDDMASQAKKVLKDLAPIEQEIPDHKGGWYLVRMRPYRTIEDKIDGVVATFVDITERRRVEEALRQSEERLRQEMRLVELSRSPIFVWDFDDGIVQWNRGSEELYGYQRDEVLGRKKETFLKPVVPGSSFEQLQLDLQKDGIWSGQIRHQTKDGRELIVETQIELVNIGGRRLVFESTRDVTDRHRWEERQKLLLGELSHRVKNILTVVQSMARQTLRTSSRGEDFVERFEGRLAALANAHKLLVDSDWHGAELGALARSQLEAHGIGDPARFRIEGQPVMLSPELATPFGLVLHELATNATKYGALSKEKGFVSISWSTERGNDHPVLKFEWEEHDGPPVKATDRFGFGSILIEKGLPEAKVDHEYLPEGVVCRIEVPVRGPNDNGTQVQSSTDG
- a CDS encoding response regulator → MGLKSSPPLTDELAGARILVAEDEILIALDIRSMLIDAGAEVLGPATTLAAAKTIAQTASLTGAMLDVRLGRETSEAIAVTLSERNIPFVFYTGEALPAHIQARWPNCIVVAKPASQSVVVAAIACLIHAK
- a CDS encoding DUF6496 domain-containing protein codes for the protein MAESARQKRITGRVMHEFKHGELKSGPGGKAGPVKSRKQAIAIALEEAGDSKYESEGRNKRNLHRTEEKEAEGKTAQQEREGKSRVGASGKRESTRSVGGRNARKPTARGEKVAHARAHASDGHTRDELTHRRNTRTSRAAQR
- a CDS encoding PPC domain-containing DNA-binding protein, with protein sequence MKSQRIASGGKGETLVVVLDDGEEAFSALQGFARKENVSAASLTAIGAFSRATVGWFDFASKSYKEIAVEEQCEVLSAIGDVAVGDDGKASLHVHIVLGLSDGSTRGGHLLKGTVHPTLEVVLTETPAKLRRRKRPGLGIALIDADPEEAPQSYGVNLPT
- a CDS encoding NADP-dependent oxidoreductase yields the protein MSAIREFRIHRFGGPEVLKADQVEPSLPDASQVLVSVQAASINPVDFKIRNGKYPAVKEDRLPYALGRDVSGIVEKCGAQATTFKIGDEVFGMVGIGGGGYAEKVVLDQKAIARKPASLDHVHAAAIPLAGQTAWQGLFRHGQLKAGQSVLIHGGSGGVGHFAVQFAKAKGARVLTTVSTDNVEFARSLGADVVIDYKTQRFEDHASDLDMVFDLIDGETRERSWPLLKRGGVLVTTLTDPSQDKAKEHGIRAMRYTVEADGKELAEIAELVEAGKVKPHVSKTYPLEQAPDALSEVERGHSVGKVVLVSK
- a CDS encoding alpha/beta fold hydrolase, with translation MTDGLIAGFERRRLPGHEIEVDVLVGGSGPPLLLLHGYPMTRVAWRPVAPKLAERFTVVIPDLRGYGRSDKPKGDEQHERYSKRVMALDQIATMRELGYDRFAVAGHDRGGRLAYRLALDHPEVVSRIAVLDVVPTAEMWAAANSGSAMAAYHWYMLAQPAPLPETLLAGDPDFFVRHTLADWAADGFAFDPANMEDYIACFRDPACIHGTCEDYRAGWTRDREADEADRGKRRITAPLLVVWGRDYSVAKAKPVETWQRWADSVIGQEVPGGHFQCEEAPAETLAALLGFFTSAD